GCCTGCGTGGTATTGTCATCCAGCGTCGTCGTGTTGCGCCCGGTGGTCAGTCCGTCGCTGCGATATGCATACTGTTTTCGTTTCTCCGGATCGAACTCGACATGGTATTCCCATCCGCCCGACTGCAACTGCCCCTTTACGAGCGCATGGGCGGCCTCGACGGCGGCGTCAAGATAGCGCCTCTCCCCTGTCCACTTGTACACATCGAGAAAAGCCATGCCCACCGCCGGCGTCCCCGGCGGTTGAACCCAAATCATCGTGTTTGTGGCTTTCCCTTCCCCCTCGCGCCGGGACAAGTCCGCGGAATACCGCCAAAGGTAGCCGCCGCATGTTGAAACCTGTTCACGGAAAAACGCCGTCGCTCGTCGCAGGGTTTTCCGGGCCTCATCCGGCGACACATCGTCGCCTTGCGCGGTGGCAATCCCGCCGACCACGGCCGCCGCCACAATCATAACTGCACCTAATCGCCGCACATCGCACCTCCCGGCTTGAAAGGCCAGAGTACTCGTCCCGGAGCCATCTCTGCAAGCTAGGGTTTACAGCGGCTCTGCATAAGTGTCTGCCAGTAATCTTCCTGAAGGTTTTTAAACACCTTTTCAAGGGGAATCAAATTCGCATTCACAGAATGAACGGGGGGTTGCGTTTTGCAAAAAGGTGCGGTATACTCTTTTTGTAAAGTAGTTGAATTTTGTTAAATTCCGAACGCAGGGGTAGTTGGACGAAAAGGGAGACAGCATGCATATTCGTAGCGTGACAAAAGGCAAGCCGGCAATGGCGGATAACGATCTGCTTGGATCGTTGGACGTGCTTTCGTATTTGTTGACCAATATTCAGCAAATGCTCAATATTCTGACCAGCCTGTATAATCTTTTCCGCACGATTGGAAAAGATATCAGCACCTTGGTTTAGAACGGTCTTCGGATCGCCGGACGGCCGTTCGGGAGGAGGATGGCGCTTCCTGCGTGAAGTGCCTCGGAAGCGGGTTTTCCCATGCCGGGATGGGCATGGGAAAACCCGTTTTTTGCGTTGGAAAGGGCGTCGGTTCATGCCGCCGCCGAATTGTTTTACATGGAATGATGCGGCGGACCGTGTTGTTGAAATAAAGGGCATATCTGGAAACTCCTTGATCGCCCTTGGCGCTGATAAGATGTTGAGGAGGAGGTCCACATGCGCTATTGCCGATATGGTTTGCATGGCCTTGCTGTACTCGTATGTTTTTTAGGGGCGGGTTGCCCCGAAGCGCCGCAAATGCCCGTGGAGCCTGGGGTACTTTGGTTGCAGTTCGCGCATATCACCGACACGCACGTGCTCGACGACGAAAGTCCGGCGCGCACCGTTCGCCTCGCGGATCTTTTTTACGAGTCGTGGCGTCCGCAGGAAGCCTACACGACGCAGGTTCTGGATGCGACGCTGCAAGTGCTGAACGCGTATCACACGGGCGCGCTCCAGCCGCAACGTCGTCTCGATTTCGTGATGCACACCGGCGATGCGGTTGATAATGCGCAATACAATGAACTGCGCTGGTTTATGAATACAATGGACGGCGGCATTGTCCGGCCGGATTCGGGACTGTTGGACGGGCCGTTGCGTCCGGTTGCGCCGGAGGACAATCCCAAGTTGCCCTTCTTGGCGGAGGGGTTATTACCGGAAATCCCCTGGTACATCGCGCGGGGAAACCATGACGCGCAATGTTCCGGCACGTTTCGGATTGCAACCGAAGCGGAAAACCCGGTGGACTGGATGGCCCCGCTGCTCTGTCCGGTGGCGGCCGTGCTCGGCCTGCACGCATTCGGGATGCATGGGCTTTCGCCAACCGTTGACAAAAGCCCGGCCATTATCCTTGGAAGCATGGACGTGGCCGATCCGGACAGTATGCGGCTTCGATGGGATCGGCTCGACTGCGGAACGATTCCCCCGGACCCTCGAAGGCAGTTTGTTGACGCCGCCCGGTTTGCGGCGGAACATTTCAACAGCACGGCCCTTCCGCCGGGACACGGTCTCGCCTACAAGCCCCCGCTGTATTATTCCGTGCGTCCCAAGGCGGACGTGCCTATCCGGCTTGTCGTGCTCGATACAACGGCGCCGGAACCGCCGGATGGAGTGCCCATCGCACACGGCGTCATGACCCGCAAGCAGTTCGAGCAGTTTCTGAAACCCCAGTTTGCCGAGGCGGAAGCCGCCGGCGAATATGTCTTGGTTGCCTCGCATCATCCCAGCGCGGATTTCAATCTTTTTTACGGGCCGGGCACGGTGGGAACGCGCGAATTCCGGGCCTATCTCGCCTCGCAACCCCGCATGATCGCGCATATTTGCGGGCACAATCACCGGAACCATCTTGAAATGGTGTCAGGCCGCTATCCCTACCCGGAGATTGAGACCTGTTCGCTGATTGACTATCCGCAGGAAGTGCGGATTATCGGGTTGTATTACATCGAAGAAACAGGCGATTGGCGGATCGAAAGCACGATGGTGAGTCACATGGACAATCCCACCCGTCTGTCCGCCGAATCGTTTCGCCGCGTAAGCCTCAGCGTCGGGTTCGAGCCCAGCCGAGAGTCGTTCGAGAAACGGTACGGCATGGCGCCCGAGGATGTGTTTCCGCCGGACAGCGCGGTTCTCAAACGTATCGGTGAAGATCGCGCGTGGACCAAGGAAGAAACGGGCGGAAACAGCGGCGACCGCAATTTCTCGTTAGTGCTGCCGCGACAAATCGCACGGAAATCGCCTTGAACCTATGGTTCGAGCAGTTCCGTAATTGCCTCCATGAGAACCCCTTCGACCTCTGGTGCGACATTCGATGCGCGATCGCTGGTTTCGTAACCGCCCTGTTCATAGGCCACGGCCGTTCCGATATAACCGGTTCCGTAGTCGCCGTAAGCGGCCATGGCCACGAACAAGCCGGGATTTTTGGCCTTTGCGGCCAGTTGATATTCGACGAATAATTCGCCCGGCATATGCAGAATGCGCGCACGCCCGATGGACAGGCACGATACATCAATGGCATGTCCGGCCTCGCAACGGCGCAACCAGGCCAGTTTCGAGGCCAAATGCTCGATTTCTCCGCTGTCCTTGGCCTCTTTCAATGACGATTCCAGCGTAGCGGCGTTCAGGTGTTTCGCGACCGGCAGCGTCACGGATTTCACTTTCCACCGGATCATGCCGGCATCGATCGGTTCCTTGATCGTGTTATCCCACGCTTCGCGCAGGCCTTCGGCCAGACGCCCGGCCAGAATGCCCCGGTTTTCCATGGCCCCATCGTTGTATTTGCCGGCGCCGATGTTGCCGCCCGCACCGTTGAAATGAATGTGCAACGCAGACGGTTCGGCCAGTTGACGCATGAATCGGGCCACGCCCGGAAAATCCGGGTTGGGAATGCCCGTCCGGTAATAACTTTGAGGGTGTGTCGCATAGTAACTCAAGGCCGCGACCGGTTTCCCGTCGTTCCAAAAG
The window above is part of the Candidatus Hydrogenedentota bacterium genome. Proteins encoded here:
- a CDS encoding metallophosphoesterase → MRYCRYGLHGLAVLVCFLGAGCPEAPQMPVEPGVLWLQFAHITDTHVLDDESPARTVRLADLFYESWRPQEAYTTQVLDATLQVLNAYHTGALQPQRRLDFVMHTGDAVDNAQYNELRWFMNTMDGGIVRPDSGLLDGPLRPVAPEDNPKLPFLAEGLLPEIPWYIARGNHDAQCSGTFRIATEAENPVDWMAPLLCPVAAVLGLHAFGMHGLSPTVDKSPAIILGSMDVADPDSMRLRWDRLDCGTIPPDPRRQFVDAARFAAEHFNSTALPPGHGLAYKPPLYYSVRPKADVPIRLVVLDTTAPEPPDGVPIAHGVMTRKQFEQFLKPQFAEAEAAGEYVLVASHHPSADFNLFYGPGTVGTREFRAYLASQPRMIAHICGHNHRNHLEMVSGRYPYPEIETCSLIDYPQEVRIIGLYYIEETGDWRIESTMVSHMDNPTRLSAESFRRVSLSVGFEPSRESFEKRYGMAPEDVFPPDSAVLKRIGEDRAWTKEETGGNSGDRNFSLVLPRQIARKSP